The region ATTCTAATGTTAATTGTATTGAGTTTGCAGTGCTTTCAACAAGATGGTCAACTCCGCCCCCAGATGGTCAATCTCCGCCCCATGCATTGctttggcacttatattattttacatatcATATATCCTTTTAAGTTGCAGTGACAACATTCCTGTGATATTTAGAAGCAGTAATGTCCTTTGATGTCGGTTTCCACCCCACCAATAAACCAATACACAGTACAATCCCTTGATCCAGAAAAGTTTTTCAGCAGCAAACATCAACATACAGGAGGTCTGCATTCAAACTACATTATCATTAGGAAATGCATTTTCTACTCTGACAGTAATTTGACTATTTAAtttggtctatgtcccatctactaacatggaggaagtagGGTTTATGACCAAAACTGCAGCTATGAACTTAGGCTTTGCTTTTGGTGAGAAGTCATGTCGTCTATCTTTATAAATAGACTAATAGTTTGCtagtgtgtgtattttgaagGACGGGTTGACTATGGTTGAAACATTTTGTCAGTCATTGAGAAATTATCACATTTTCTCATTGTCTTAAATGTCATAAACAAACAACTACACAATGAAAAGCACAAATTGCCCTCATGTAAGCTTCACTCCCTAAAACTCAAATCATGATGTATACCTTATGACATTGTGCTGACCATCTCCTGCCATCATGTACTGATCAGATGCAATGTGAGGATCTGCGTGAAGTTCTGTGATGAGTCATATTTTACTGTGTTTATCTCAGTGTCATCCAGTCATGTCTCGTAGGAGTTCTCGTCTTTTGTCCAGCGGCTACTACAACACAGAATCCGACTCAAGTAGCGTGAGAACCATATTCTATGGCGCAAACCCCATCAAGTACGTTACTCAAGCAAGTCTGATTTGCAAACTGTAACAATAAACAATCATCAGTCTTTTCTTTAatgcccctgtgtgtgtttttgtgtaaaggGTTATcaagaggagaacagagacctgctcatgtacctctggcagaaccactGGTAATGCAAGTTCACCCAACCATGAGCCACCTCTCACCGCAGGTCAGTTTAAtggttaaaaataaattgaactTCCCTTGCTTTCAGAGCAATATTAAGAAGAATTCCAGTTAAAACGAAAGCAATAATATTTGCATAAAATAATTAACACAATTTGATGTAACATGCTTGTtaatttttctttgtcattaaaACTTTTCATCTTTAATCAAAATCAGGAAACTTCTCTGAGGAATTTTACAGGAAGCCCATGGCTGCCCCCAACTTTGATCCCCGTTCTGAGTACAGAAGCAGAATCAGCAGTGCCTTCTTTGGTCTGATTGGTGAGTACTAAAGTGCATCGATGTGTGAGTGTAAGGGAAATCTGGCTGGATGGATGATGTCTTCATACTTGATGCAGAGATTTTATGTACCTTCCTCCAGTTGCTATCTATCGAGCTTCCAAAATCCGTCTTGGATCCTTCACATActgcaatacaaaaaaaacaggatttagTATTATAACGCAAATATTTGTTGAATTTGGATAATTTTCCTCTCCCTTTAGTCAATGTACTTTCATCCTGGTTTGGAGAATCCCAACAGATAAAACAATGCATACTaagtaaaaaaatctaaatgaaccACATAGAtctaaacaataaaaatgtccaCCGTGAGTGTGTTTTAATGTATCCAGCATATTTTGCAGGCTTATCAACGATCACTGCCACAATGAAGTCAAAAGTGATTCATCTGTCAGCTTTAGGTATGTTGTCGATGGATATGTTTAAGTTTGTCTTCGTGTTTGTCTGATAAGCTCATGCTTGTGCTCAGTTTACTGGCATTATTGAGTTGATTTATGCAGCCTTTGTTCACATTGCTACgtgttcacacacatacagcttgATACAAATGGACTTTTTCCTCTTGTCCTTGCAGCGAAGTATTCATTGAAAAGCATCAAGAGGAAGGCttttgttctgtgtttcctctccctccttgttTTCCAATGTAAGTGACATATTATAAGAGTCAAGTTTGCATGACATCTGGTAATTTTTCACATTTAGAAGACATGTCATCCTCTGCCTCCTGTTTTCTCCATTGATGACAGGTTTCATCTTCCTTCATCAATCCGATATCATACATGATGCAGCTGAGCAGGTAGGCCTCAACTTCAGATCACCTGCATGTCACTCACCGTGCACTTCATCCTCTCTTTAGTTCTTGTTAACTTCTAACCCGCTGTTCTGTTTCCTTGAGATTGTGTGACCAAAATGTCCCTGCTTCTTTCTTGTAGCTGCAGAAGCTTTCATCAAGTTTGGAGGCACTTGATCCCAACCAATCTGTCCTCCAGATTTTGATCACAGAGCTCGAACAGGCGGTGCTGCTGGAACGCATCAAGGTACTTCAGGTGAAGAGATAAATGCTGAGGTTTTTATCTGTTGACTGCTTTAGTCTCAGGATCCAATATTTGGAGGTTGAGAGTTCTTAGGTAACAGTACTGGCAGAGATGTCAGCAAGTGACAGACTTAAGGTTTCTGAAAGGAAGACCAGAAACATGCCTTAATCCTCTCTTTAGTTCTTGTTAACTTCTAACCTGTTGTTCTGTTTCCTTGAGATTGTGTGAACCAAAATGTGACTGCTTATTTCTTGTAAATGCAGGAGTTGTCATCCAACCAAAACATGCCTGATGCCAATATGAAATATGTGCTACATATGCTAATCCCCAAGCTCCAACAGGAAATGGAGAAGTGCCTCACTGACTTAATCAAGGTACTGTTGGTGGAGAGATACTCTAGTCTCTAAGACTACTCATCAGCTctagatgtgtgtgtattttggcaTATGTCAATACAAATGAATACTTACATTATATACTGTGTTTTATCCACCAGGAGCATGATACACTAAGCCTTGCTGATGAAGGAAAAGCCAATGACTCTGGACATCCCATTCCTGACAAAATGACTGATTTTGCCCTAAAGTCTCGAGGTCCGAAACATCTCCATGTCACTGATACTTTGGCTTTAATCATCACATCATATTCATTATAGTTCTCAGTTCTATCTGCTCAGTATCACCATTTTTATACATTGGCATTCTGACTCATTCATACGAATTACctgttttacattgtgtttctgtttgtaggTGCCAAAGTGATCAGTGCCAGGTGTTCAGAGCCGTATCGTTCTCCTGAATCGTGTGCGTCCCTGtttggtttctgtcttttatgCTCATCTGATAACCCAAGCACTGATATTCAGGTATAATGAACGCCCCtgtcaatgttttctttgtatctTATGTGGGGTTGGGTGTTGTTCCCTGCAGTCCACTATCGGCTTCATACTAACAAATAGTTTGTGAATTGACAAATGTACAGAAAATGTTCACATATGGTTTTAGCATATTAAATTGTACTTTGGGAAGGAATTTTGAAAGTAGCCTATGGCTGAGTGTTGCCATGTAAAAGCTAACTTTAACCAAAAAAACCCATTTTAATATCTCCAACAAAAGTCCAACTAGCTAACATATTACCTGAAGATGGTTTAACTTCTTGAACTATGGATGCAGATGGTAAGGCGTGTTTCCCTGCTGTGTCCAACTATACTTTACGCATCAAAATATTGCAGCAATAGTTGTCTGTGTAGAGTGTATAACCACAGTTGTACGTGCTTTTTGCTCACCATTTCTCTGATTCATGGTGTTGTCTCTATAGACAGTATAAACAAATGGATATGGAGACTCTGtgtccagaaagtgaagccaatccGAAaatgcctgaaacctgtattctcttgAAATGTTGGGCGTTTCCCGGTACTCAGGGAACTCTGACCATCGCTCTCTCTCACCATACAAAGATAAGCCATGTGACACTGGACCAACTCCCACGCAACAACTCCCCAAAAGGCTGCATGGACACCGCGCCCAAAGACTTTGAGGTCTATGTGAGTTCTCCCAATAATGTTAGTCGAATCATTACACAGGGCACTGCAAAGGTCCTATCACATTTAAACCTTggggaagaaaatgttttattctaagTCGTCACCACGATAACCCTGTGATTTTTCTCTTGCAGGCGATGAAAGACGCCTCTGATAGTGGAACTCTGCTGGGGATTTTTACCTTTGATGAGAATGGAGAGTCCACACAGACATTCAAGCTGCCTGTAAGTTCAAACTATCAAATCCAAATAGACAAAGACGCTATGATATTTACGGGAAGACAGAACATGACTCAAATACTTCCTGTTCTATATAACAAGTAGAGGACAGACCCTATGGCTTTACCATAGGTGAAACTGAGGTCAAATATTCTTTGTCTCGCTCTATTCCAGACCCCCACAGACGAGTTCTACAATATTGTGGCGCTGCATGTCCTCAGTAACTGTGGCCAACCTGAATACAAATGCCTGTACGGCTTCCGTGTGCATGGAGAGGAGAGTTCCTCTGATGACAACAGGGGTGCATTTAAGTTTGCCTTCCCCAGATTATCTGTTGGTTTCGACATCATCAATTCCACCAGAATGTCCATCACCTTCACACTCCATTTCACTCCCAAATATGCTGTTTGTCTCACCTTTCTTATCCATCCTCTCACTTTAATCCCTTCTATTGAAATTCACTTCAAATTCAATATTATGTAGTCTCAATCTCTGCCTGgccccacacacagacatgcacaatCACTTActtagaaataaaaagagatagGCATAAAGAGGGAATGTATGTttccatgtgtttatttatctcATTCATTGTCAAAGATGGGATGTGCACAGACAAGAAAACATGGACCAACACGGTGGAGAAACTAGTTTAAAGCCTGTTTAAATGGtaatttttataacatttacAGAATTCAGTAGAAAAAAAGGAGTCCTTGGGAATCGAAGCTTGGATCATACAACTGCAGGGGCGGGGTGGTGACTGAAGACCTGAAGACTTGAGCTCCCTCTGTCAAAACTCAGGACAGGACCATCGCCTGGAATTCTAGAGAACAAACCATGTTGAGAAATGCCTTAAATCATccactaaataaaaacaacaacctcatgcaaaatatatacatttgtggTTGATATTGGGACCTTTGATTAACCTTTAACTGAGCTGAGAGTGGGAAataaagagacacagacaaaataatctttttttggAAACAATGATCCTTTTATGTAAGGCAGCTGAGCCCAGATATTGCTTTGTAAGTGGATGATGGGCAAATCTGGGACAAACATGGAGGTCATGTCTTCCCACATATGTTTCCTACACTGATAAAACTGAAGAAACGGAGATAAACAAAGAGCATTGAGTTTCAAGTACTTTCCACAGCGAATAACACAATGAAAGATTTTATGATTCTAAGTCTGAGCTCAAAGGTGCATTTAACCAAGTGTCTAGATTAAAATGGCTTGATTATAACGTCTTTCACATTTTGAATCCAGactttttattcactttctttaacattgcgagtaTTTTCACAGAATTCTTAGGGAaaaattcattgatcttgatcaAATTTGAATCAGATATGTTAAATGGGCTGATATCTATAagagtgtgcaatttggtgtgggtcCAAATAGAAATTCAGActtagtgaatttgaatgtagTTTTATAAGAAAAGACTAAACcaatttccatgacattttgtggaggagTGGTGCATGACCCAAAGAGAAACCTGTTAACTTAGGtttggatccaggaatttgGTTCCACTTTGTGAGAAAGGgcgttttttaaacatttttgttgatttctcagagattcATGAATTcttcatgaaaaaaatcaaccagatctaatgaatttaaatgtggtttcataaggggactgttggacatTGGGGGAcatatgtgctctactgagagaCATTGTTGTTTGCAATCAGGTTTAAAAGTCTCAACTACATGATACACGTTCCTATAAGATTTTATTTAGCGAAACACTGGTTCTTTGCTCTCTTATAATTTAGATGACAAAGTCTGACTAAAACTTAATAATGGCTACAAAGCGTTTTTAGCCAGTGGGCTAAAAATTCAGCAAATTGCGCACTGAGCCAAAGAGATTTAATCCAACCACTGAGATAATTTCTGCCTCCATCAAGagttttaaaaatacaataagaGAAATCAGATACTGACCCTCTGCTCCAATTCTGccatcactgtcatcatcagCAGCTGAGATGAAGGTCTTGGTTTCTGCCTCAGTCAGTGTTCGAGCGTCTTTGATGAACCACTGCAGGAAGTACCTatcgaaacacacacacacacacacacacacacacacacacacacacacacacacacacacacacacacacacacacacacacacacacacacacagataacaaTGACATTTATTCACTGTCATTTTTGAGTTAACTTCTTACTGACACATGCAGAGATGCATTCAAACAATTTCATCCCTCAGCCCTTGTTACACAAAGGTGAATTACATAACACAAAAACTGCACAGACTGGATTATTAGGCGACAGCTGCTGCggatgtgactgtgtgtttaatgtattaaatttctctttccttcggccagacacacacacaagcacacaaacttTAGACTTAATGTTGTAGCTCATATGAAAATTGGGATTTCAAGACGTTTTTTGACAAGAATAGGCTATCAGCATCACTTAGCGTGATACTGTGTATGCAtgcagaggagctgaggaaTGTGAACTTGTCAGGGTGGTGTCACACACTTGAGCTCAGACTCCTCAATGTAGCCACTGTTGTCCTCGTCGAGGATCCTGAAGACTTGGTTGATCTCCTCGGGCGTCTTTGAGGACAGGCCACACATTTGGAAGAACTTCTTGTAGCAGAATGAGTCCGGAGCTTGAAACACATAACAGTTTGGTTAAAATCAACCCGGGTGCTTCATCAGGGTTTGGGAGATGTGGAGATTAAAGTGTCACATGGCTGCAGGctgatttttattgttttgttttttacttatCTCTGAAGGCCAGCAGACACGTCTTTTTGAATTTATATGTTATCACTGTTCAGCTCAAGCATGGCAGGTGATTATGCCTGCTTTAATAGCAGAGCCAGTGAATGTAACAGAGAGCAGTTTCTGCAGATCAGGATTATTGTGCATTTTAACAAAATTGAGTGAATGAAGTTAGAGTCTTTGATCCCCTTAAAGTATTATCCTCATgttcaaatcaaatgtgttcagaagatttaagtgtgtctgtgtgtgtttgtgtgtgtgtgtgttaaatcgTGACCTTGGCAGTCCTTGACAGCTTTTTCAATGGCATCAGCTGAAAGGATGGAGGCGAACGACATGTTCCTGCAGGGCAAAAGAAAAGCTTAgtattactctctctctctctctctctctctctctctctctctctctctctctctctcacacacacacacacacacacacacacacacacacacacacacacacacacacaaactcactcaaGTTGACATATCACACTGGCttaacatttaataataaaaaaaaaaaatcagcaacaACCTTTAAGTTTCCAAGTTGATTTTGGCAAATTGAAAAAGCTCCACTGTTTCCCTATTATGcgttttcaaatataaatttcTTTTACATTGATAATTGTAAATAAATCTTATCATAAATAACTCTAACTACATATGTGCAATCAACCATTAACCCTTCAGCCTCTACTGCTGTCCACATATTATATGTTATTTATCCCTGTACAAAATAGTCCAATATTCTTGTTCttctgcaaaacattttcataaatactaaatcaattttgtttttattaaagtatatttcatctttattctctTCTTTATTACGAtaaactttttttgttaatgCTTCCCTGCAAACGATTTTCACTTTGTGCTGAATAAACAGTGTGACAATGCACATCTTGAATTTGGAAATCTTAAATCTAATTAATCATGTTATGATCTTATGATCCACTCTTGACTAATTATGCTCCTGATCCGATTTCCCCAGGCAGCCTCTTAATTACTGAGACTATTTGCCTCCCTTGAACTCTTGATTGGCCTGGTCGGGCTGTGCAAGATGTAATTGGTAATCAGGGAATGGAGAGAAGTTATTGCCGGGGGGGATAGGAAGAGcattatttgtgttattattgttttggaCACTCCGATACACAAAACTACTGCAAATACAGCTTCCGCCATAAATtgcaatttaatattttcatggtaaaataaataaatgaaaaaaacaacaaaccaacaaacacaagacaTCCTCATCAGACATGCTCtcaaactataaaataaaatgtaactttCTGGTAATTTAACTACAGTCCTTTAAAGCCTGATTAGTTATTTTTTGCTGAAGGCAACTGAATATTTTTACAACAtattaacttcttttttttgtttttaaatataggACTAGTTTATATTAGTGACTGTTtgaaactaaaaacacattatGAACATATGATTGATCTAACAGCTTGAGAGAAGTTTCCATCTGCTCAAAAAATCTCTTAATTTGATTTCAGATGAAGTGTCAACATTTCTAAAACTTGATTGAAATTGACTTTAAAAAGCAATGTATAGGCTTCATAAAGTTCTATATGGCTCCCTTGCATGACCCCCATGCAGCTGTGGGACTCACCACTGTTGGCTTGACGTCCTGTCCGTCCAGGtccaaagcagcagcaggaggaggataaGGCTTTGTGGTGGCCACTGACAGCTGCCCTGTTCTTATATACTGCACACTGAGCTGGATGGGTGGACAGATGCTTGAGTTTCCAACCTGAGCTAGGATCAAGTTTTCCCTTGCACCCTGCCCCCTCCTTCTCAGGTTCCTCTCCTGCTCACCTGCCCAGTTCACCTTGACTGTTTATATCTGTTATCTGTATATGCACCCCCCCACGTCTCTTCTCCTTGCTGTCATAACCGTTTCGTCCAATTGTTCGTGTTACGCTCCTCTTTCATCCCTCCCTTCCCCTTCTTAACTCCCTCCACCCCTTGCAGGTGCATGTGAGAGCTTATAGACATCTCAAATTTAATCAACCCTTCCACCCTAACTCTTTGGTTTTAGAGCGTAATCTCCCAAATTCAGACAATCACAGCGAGCAGCAGGTCATAAATCATCTCACGACTCACCAGGGATATTGTTAAAgactgattttaagcactggcAACAAGAATAAAGACACTGTCCAACTGCTCTT is a window of Paralichthys olivaceus isolate ysfri-2021 chromosome 21, ASM2471397v2, whole genome shotgun sequence DNA encoding:
- the LOC109626703 gene encoding sperm-associated antigen 4 protein-like isoform X1 yields the protein MKSTNCPHCHPVMSRRSSRLLSSGYYNTESDSSSVRTIFYGANPIKVIKRRTETCSCTSGRTTGNASSPNHEPPLTAGNFSEEFYRKPMAAPNFDPRSEYRSRISSAFFGLIGLSTITATMKSKVIHLSALAKYSLKSIKRKAFVLCFLSLLVFQCFIFLHQSDIIHDAAEQLQKLSSSLEALDPNQSVLQILITELEQAVLLERIKVLQELSSNQNMPDANMKYVLHMLIPKLQQEMEKCLTDLIKEHDTLSLADEGKANDSGHPIPDKMTDFALKSRGAKVISARCSEPYRSPESCASLFGFCLLCSSDNPSTDIQGTLTIALSHHTKISHVTLDQLPRNNSPKGCMDTAPKDFEVYAMKDASDSGTLLGIFTFDENGESTQTFKLPTPTDEFYNIVALHVLSNCGQPEYKCLYGFRVHGEESSSDDNRGAFKFAFPRLSVGFDIINSTRMSITFTLHFTPKYAVCLTFLIHPLTLIPSIEIHFKFNIM
- the LOC109626703 gene encoding SUN domain-containing protein 1-like isoform X2; this translates as MKSTNCPHCHPVMSRRSSRLLSSGYYNTESDSSSVRTIFYGANPIKVIKRRTETCSCTSGRTTGNASSPNHEPPLTAGNFSEEFYRKPMAAPNFDPRSEYRSRISSAFFGLIGLSTITATMKSKVIHLSALAKYSLKSIKRKAFVLCFLSLLVFQCFIFLHQSDIIHDAAEQLQKLSSSLEALDPNQSVLQILITELEQAVLLERIKELSSNQNMPDANMKYVLHMLIPKLQQEMEKCLTDLIKEHDTLSLADEGKANDSGHPIPDKMTDFALKSRGAKVISARCSEPYRSPESCASLFGFCLLCSSDNPSTDIQGTLTIALSHHTKISHVTLDQLPRNNSPKGCMDTAPKDFEVYAMKDASDSGTLLGIFTFDENGESTQTFKLPTPTDEFYNIVALHVLSNCGQPEYKCLYGFRVHGEESSSDDNRGAFKFAFPRLSVGFDIINSTRMSITFTLHFTPKYAVCLTFLIHPLTLIPSIEIHFKFNIM
- the LOC109626703 gene encoding sperm-associated antigen 4 protein-like isoform X4; the protein is MKSTNCPHCHPVMSRRSSRLLSSGYYNTESDSSSVRTIFYGANPIKVIKRRTETCSCTSGRTTGNASSPNHEPPLTAGNFSEEFYRKPMAAPNFDPRSEYRSRISSAFFGLIGLSTITATMKSKVIHLSALAKYSLKSIKRKAFVLCFLSLLVFQCFIFLHQSDIIHDAAEQLQKLSSSLEALDPNQSVLQILITELEQAVLLERIKVLQELSSNQNMPDANMKYVLHMLIPKLQQEMEKCLTDLIKEHDTLSLADEGKANDSGHPIPDKMTDFALKSRGAKVISARCSEPYRSPESCASLFGFCLLCSSDNPSTDIQISHVTLDQLPRNNSPKGCMDTAPKDFEVYAMKDASDSGTLLGIFTFDENGESTQTFKLPTPTDEFYNIVALHVLSNCGQPEYKCLYGFRVHGEESSSDDNRGAFKFAFPRLSVGFDIINSTRMSITFTLHFTPKYAVCLTFLIHPLTLIPSIEIHFKFNIM
- the LOC109626703 gene encoding SUN domain-containing protein 1-like isoform X3 — translated: MSRRSSRLLSSGYYNTESDSSSVRTIFYGANPIKVIKRRTETCSCTSGRTTGNASSPNHEPPLTAGNFSEEFYRKPMAAPNFDPRSEYRSRISSAFFGLIGLSTITATMKSKVIHLSALAKYSLKSIKRKAFVLCFLSLLVFQCFIFLHQSDIIHDAAEQLQKLSSSLEALDPNQSVLQILITELEQAVLLERIKVLQELSSNQNMPDANMKYVLHMLIPKLQQEMEKCLTDLIKEHDTLSLADEGKANDSGHPIPDKMTDFALKSRGAKVISARCSEPYRSPESCASLFGFCLLCSSDNPSTDIQGTLTIALSHHTKISHVTLDQLPRNNSPKGCMDTAPKDFEVYAMKDASDSGTLLGIFTFDENGESTQTFKLPTPTDEFYNIVALHVLSNCGQPEYKCLYGFRVHGEESSSDDNRGAFKFAFPRLSVGFDIINSTRMSITFTLHFTPKYAVCLTFLIHPLTLIPSIEIHFKFNIM
- the pvalb9 gene encoding parvalbumin 9 — encoded protein: MSFASILSADAIEKAVKDCQAPDSFCYKKFFQMCGLSSKTPEEINQVFRILDEDNSGYIEESELKYFLQWFIKDARTLTEAETKTFISAADDDSDGRIGAEEFQAMVLS